The following proteins are encoded in a genomic region of Mycolicibacterium rutilum:
- a CDS encoding TM0106 family RecB-like putative nuclease, which translates to MFVASEQDGARVVYSASDLAAAARCEYALLRSFDAKLGRGPAIAVEDELLARTAGLGDEHEQRHLDNLRESADITVIGRPAYTIDGLTAAAEQTKRAIDRRAPVIYQAAMFDGRFAGFADFLILDGDHYRLRDTKLARSVKVEALLQLAAYADTLTAAGVPVADEVELVLGDGATANYRIDELLAVYRPRREALQRLLDDHFSSGTPVDWADESVRACFRCPECEAQVRATDDLLLVAGMRVSQRARLIDAGITTVADLARHDGPVPELPARTVTALTAQARLQTSPRVDGKPPYEVIDPQPLNLLPDPDKGDLFFDFEGDPLWTVNGHEWGLEYLWGVLEAGGTFRPLWAHDRAGERQALVDFLKLVRQRRKKYPKMHVYHYAPYEKTALLRLAGRYGVGEDEVDDLLRSGVLVDLYPLVRKTIRVGTENYSLKSLEPLYMGNELRKGEVTTATESITQYGQFCELRAEGRDDDAATLLKQVEDYNRYDCRSTHRLRDWLVKIAIESSVPPLGPQPVAAAEVVDDADDLARTLAAFAGDGVAPRTAEQTAVALIAAARGYHRREDKPFWWAHFDRLNNPVDEWGDTSDVFLAETATVVTDWHLPSKRARKQQRWVKLTGALESGGLHDEVFALYHPPSPTGMADNTDRRGAGNAEVLEVDDANTPTEVLICERETKDGTFDELPFALTPRSIVPTKKLREAIDAAAADVAAALPDLPRTAVVDLLLRRPPRTRSGAPIPHTADVAADITAALLDLESSYVAVHGPPGTGKTYTAARIIAALVNDHRWRVGVVAQSHAVVENLFRDLIKADVDPARIAKKNCPDDVGCQTIDKDEYAAFIAAHPGCVIGGTAWDFANDTRVESGSLDLLVIEEAGQFCLANTIAVARAAKNLMLLGDPQQLPQVSQGHHPEPVDASALGWLVGDHHTLPEPLGYFLDRSFRMHPAVCAPVSRLAYEGRLLSAEGRPAARRLHGHEPGVRTLAIPHDGNSTASPEEAAAIVAATASLLGTDWTDEDGTRPLTESDVLVVAPYNAQVMLLAEHFAAAGMPGVQVGTVDKFQGRQAPVVFVSMTASSIDDVPRGISFLLNRNRLNVAISRAKYLSIVVRSTSLTEYLPGTPDGLIELGAFLSLAPCDTPSA; encoded by the coding sequence GTGTTCGTCGCCTCCGAGCAAGACGGGGCCCGTGTCGTCTACAGCGCATCCGACCTCGCGGCCGCCGCCCGCTGCGAGTACGCGCTGCTGCGCTCGTTCGACGCGAAACTCGGCCGCGGCCCGGCCATTGCCGTCGAGGACGAGCTGCTCGCCCGCACCGCCGGGCTCGGCGACGAGCACGAACAGCGCCACCTCGACAACCTTCGCGAGTCCGCCGACATCACCGTCATCGGCCGGCCCGCCTACACGATCGACGGGTTGACCGCCGCCGCCGAGCAGACCAAGCGGGCGATCGACCGCCGCGCCCCGGTGATCTACCAGGCCGCGATGTTCGACGGCCGGTTCGCCGGTTTCGCCGACTTCCTGATCCTCGACGGCGACCACTACCGATTGCGCGACACGAAACTCGCGCGCTCGGTCAAGGTCGAGGCGCTGCTGCAGCTGGCCGCCTACGCCGACACCCTCACCGCCGCCGGCGTGCCGGTCGCCGACGAGGTCGAGCTGGTGCTCGGCGACGGCGCGACGGCCAACTACCGCATCGACGAACTGCTCGCGGTGTACCGCCCGCGCCGCGAGGCGCTGCAGCGGTTGCTCGACGACCACTTCTCCTCGGGCACACCGGTCGACTGGGCCGACGAATCCGTGCGCGCCTGTTTCCGCTGCCCCGAGTGCGAGGCTCAGGTCCGCGCCACCGACGACCTGCTGCTGGTGGCGGGGATGCGGGTGAGCCAGCGCGCCCGGCTGATCGACGCCGGCATCACCACCGTCGCCGACCTCGCCCGCCACGACGGCCCGGTGCCCGAATTGCCGGCCCGCACCGTCACCGCGCTGACGGCCCAGGCGCGGCTGCAGACCAGCCCGCGCGTCGACGGCAAGCCGCCGTACGAGGTGATCGACCCGCAACCGCTGAACCTGCTGCCCGACCCCGACAAGGGCGACCTGTTCTTCGACTTCGAGGGCGATCCGCTGTGGACGGTCAACGGGCACGAGTGGGGCCTGGAGTACCTGTGGGGCGTGCTCGAGGCGGGCGGCACGTTCCGCCCGCTGTGGGCGCACGACCGCGCCGGCGAACGCCAAGCCCTCGTCGACTTCCTCAAGCTGGTCCGGCAGCGCCGCAAGAAGTATCCGAAGATGCACGTCTACCACTACGCGCCCTACGAGAAGACGGCGCTGCTGCGGTTGGCCGGCCGCTACGGCGTCGGCGAGGACGAGGTCGACGACCTGCTGCGCAGCGGTGTGCTGGTCGACCTCTATCCGTTGGTGCGCAAGACGATTCGCGTCGGCACCGAGAACTACAGCCTCAAGTCGCTCGAACCGCTCTACATGGGCAACGAGTTGCGCAAGGGCGAGGTCACCACGGCCACCGAGTCGATCACCCAGTACGGGCAGTTCTGCGAACTGCGCGCCGAGGGCCGCGATGACGACGCCGCAACGTTGCTCAAGCAGGTCGAGGACTACAACCGCTACGACTGCCGCTCGACGCACCGGCTGCGCGACTGGCTGGTCAAGATCGCCATCGAGTCCAGCGTCCCGCCGCTGGGGCCGCAACCCGTCGCCGCGGCCGAGGTGGTCGACGACGCCGACGACCTCGCCCGCACGCTGGCGGCGTTCGCCGGCGACGGCGTGGCACCGCGCACCGCCGAGCAGACCGCGGTGGCGCTGATCGCGGCCGCCCGCGGCTATCACCGGCGCGAGGACAAGCCGTTCTGGTGGGCGCACTTCGACCGGCTCAACAACCCCGTCGACGAATGGGGCGACACCAGCGACGTGTTCCTCGCCGAGACCGCGACCGTCGTCACGGACTGGCACCTGCCGTCCAAGCGGGCGCGCAAACAGCAGCGGTGGGTGAAACTGACCGGCGCACTGGAATCCGGCGGTCTGCACGACGAGGTGTTCGCGCTGTATCACCCACCGTCGCCGACGGGCATGGCCGACAACACCGACCGGCGCGGCGCAGGCAACGCCGAGGTGCTCGAGGTCGACGACGCGAACACGCCCACCGAGGTGCTGATCTGCGAACGCGAAACCAAGGACGGCACTTTCGACGAATTGCCGTTCGCGCTCACGCCCCGCTCGATCGTGCCCACCAAGAAGCTGCGCGAGGCCATCGACGCCGCGGCCGCCGACGTCGCCGCCGCACTGCCGGACCTGCCGCGCACCGCCGTCGTCGACCTGCTGCTGCGCAGGCCGCCGCGCACCCGCAGCGGCGCGCCGATCCCCCACACCGCCGACGTCGCCGCCGACATCACCGCCGCCCTGCTGGATCTGGAGTCGTCCTACGTCGCGGTGCACGGCCCGCCCGGCACCGGCAAGACCTACACCGCCGCGCGGATCATCGCCGCCCTGGTCAACGACCACCGATGGCGGGTCGGGGTGGTCGCCCAGTCACATGCGGTGGTGGAGAACCTGTTTCGCGACCTGATCAAGGCCGACGTCGATCCGGCCCGCATCGCCAAGAAGAACTGCCCCGACGACGTCGGATGCCAGACGATCGACAAGGACGAGTACGCGGCGTTCATCGCGGCCCATCCCGGCTGCGTTATCGGGGGCACCGCATGGGATTTCGCCAACGACACCCGAGTCGAGTCCGGCAGCCTCGACCTGCTGGTGATCGAGGAGGCCGGCCAGTTCTGCCTCGCCAACACGATCGCCGTCGCCCGGGCGGCGAAAAACCTGATGCTGCTGGGCGATCCGCAGCAGTTGCCCCAGGTGAGCCAGGGCCACCATCCTGAACCCGTCGACGCGTCGGCGCTGGGCTGGCTGGTCGGCGACCACCACACGCTGCCGGAACCGTTGGGCTACTTCCTCGACCGGTCCTTCCGGATGCACCCGGCCGTTTGCGCCCCGGTGTCGCGGCTGGCCTACGAGGGTCGGCTGCTGTCCGCCGAGGGCCGGCCCGCCGCCCGTCGGCTGCACGGCCACGAACCCGGGGTGCGCACGCTGGCGATCCCCCACGACGGCAACTCCACGGCCAGTCCGGAGGAGGCGGCGGCGATCGTCGCGGCCACCGCGTCGCTGCTGGGCACCGATTGGACCGACGAGGACGGGACCCGTCCGCTCACCGAATCCGACGTGCTGGTCGTCGCGCCGTACAACGCGCAGGTGATGCTGCTCGCCGAGCACTTCGCGGCGGCCGGCATGCCCGGCGTCCAGGTCGGCACCGTCGACAAGTTCCAGGGCAGGCAGGCCCCGGTGGTGTTCGTCTCGATGACGGCGTCCTCCATCGACGACGTGCCGCGCGGGATCTCGTTCCTGCTCAACAGGAATCGACTCAACGTCGCGATCAGCCGCGCGAAGTACCTCAGCATCGTCGTGCGCTCGACCTCGCTGACCGAGTATCTGCCCGGCACGCCGGACGGGCTCATCGAGCTCGGCGCGTTCCTGTCGCTGGCCCCGTGTGATACACCGTCGGCATGA
- a CDS encoding IS110 family RNA-guided transposase: protein MIVIGVDPHKSTHTATALDPSTNSDLGSLRIEASVADYERLIGWAKVWPERTWAIENADGLGHHLALWLLARGEVVLDVSATATARVRELSRGGRRKNDRIDAAAAASVAALQGDARPVHSETTTDSLALLDERRVNLSQHRTRTINQLHALLRELIAGGVPTSLTPAKATTALRGLRPRTGTDRVRLELAKDLIADVRRLDDQLAANAAKESALLEEHGTRLQQIDGVGPILAARILGRTGSAARFASAAAYANYTGTAPVQVASADSSQHRLSRYGDRQLNCAIHTIAMVQIRMPASTGRAFYDKKIAQGKPPRHATRALKRHLAAHLWRVMHADELRITGRPPTTIQKAS from the coding sequence ATGATCGTCATCGGTGTTGATCCGCACAAGTCGACACACACCGCCACCGCCTTGGACCCGAGCACCAACTCCGATCTGGGGTCGCTGCGCATCGAGGCATCAGTTGCCGACTACGAGCGCCTGATCGGCTGGGCGAAGGTTTGGCCCGAACGGACCTGGGCGATCGAGAACGCCGACGGGCTCGGACACCACTTGGCGTTGTGGCTGCTGGCACGCGGTGAGGTCGTCTTGGACGTTTCGGCCACCGCGACCGCGCGCGTACGGGAACTCTCCCGCGGCGGCCGGCGCAAGAACGACCGCATCGATGCCGCCGCCGCGGCCAGTGTCGCCGCGCTGCAGGGCGATGCCCGCCCCGTTCATTCCGAGACCACCACCGACTCCCTGGCGCTGCTAGACGAGCGTCGAGTCAATCTGTCCCAGCACAGAACCCGCACCATCAACCAGTTGCATGCCCTACTGCGCGAGTTGATAGCCGGCGGCGTGCCGACCTCGCTGACGCCCGCCAAGGCCACCACCGCGCTGCGTGGACTTCGTCCCCGCACTGGCACCGACCGGGTTCGGCTGGAGCTGGCCAAAGACCTCATCGCCGACGTGCGTCGTCTCGACGACCAACTCGCCGCCAACGCCGCCAAGGAGAGCGCCCTGCTCGAGGAGCACGGCACCAGGTTGCAACAGATCGACGGCGTCGGACCCATCCTCGCGGCCCGCATCCTGGGCCGCACCGGATCGGCCGCCAGGTTCGCCTCGGCCGCGGCGTACGCGAACTACACCGGCACCGCACCCGTGCAAGTCGCCAGCGCCGACTCCTCCCAGCACCGGCTGTCCCGCTACGGAGACCGACAACTCAACTGCGCGATCCACACCATCGCGATGGTCCAGATCCGCATGCCCGCCAGCACCGGCCGCGCCTTCTACGACAAGAAGATCGCCCAAGGAAAGCCACCACGCCACGCCACGCGCGCACTCAAACGACACCTCGCCGCCCACCTCTGGCGAGTCATGCACGCCGATGAACTACGCATCACCGGCCGACCTCCAACAACCATCCAGAAGGCGTCTTGA
- a CDS encoding endonuclease domain-containing protein: protein MHTEPLPFIGTEAVASGLATRRTLVSRHDMIYRNVYLPKGVELTAALRAQAAWLWSARNATLAGLSAAALYETRWIDATLPAELIRAETCDVDAILIHRAKLRDDEVGAVRGMPLTTPARTAFDLGRRRGLERAVVRVDALANATGLKAFEVEGLADTRRGARGIVQLRRVMDLMDGGAESPQETRTRLLLVAAGFPRPRTQILVVDAHGMFVGRVDMGWDEVKVGVEYDGPQHWDDPVQYARDIDRLAELAAAGWLIIRVSRDLLRYRSHVVLARVRDAMRARGWPHADRIRLDAQIGWLDPR from the coding sequence ATGCACACAGAACCCTTGCCGTTCATCGGCACCGAAGCGGTCGCGTCGGGACTGGCGACCAGGCGGACGCTGGTCAGCCGCCACGACATGATCTATCGCAACGTCTACCTGCCGAAGGGTGTCGAGCTGACAGCCGCATTGCGCGCGCAGGCGGCGTGGTTGTGGTCCGCGCGTAACGCCACACTCGCCGGGCTGTCGGCGGCCGCGCTGTACGAAACCCGATGGATCGACGCTACGTTGCCCGCCGAACTGATCCGAGCCGAGACCTGCGACGTCGACGCGATCCTGATCCACCGGGCGAAACTGCGCGACGACGAGGTGGGCGCCGTGCGCGGGATGCCGCTGACGACGCCGGCGCGCACGGCCTTCGACCTCGGGCGCCGACGCGGCCTCGAGCGAGCGGTCGTGCGCGTCGACGCGCTCGCCAACGCCACCGGCCTCAAGGCCTTCGAAGTCGAGGGTCTCGCCGATACCCGTCGCGGCGCCCGCGGCATCGTCCAGTTGCGGCGCGTAATGGACCTGATGGACGGCGGCGCCGAATCGCCGCAGGAGACGCGCACCCGGCTGCTGCTGGTCGCCGCCGGGTTTCCGCGCCCGCGAACGCAGATCCTCGTCGTCGACGCGCATGGGATGTTCGTGGGCCGCGTCGACATGGGCTGGGACGAGGTCAAGGTCGGCGTCGAGTACGACGGCCCGCAGCACTGGGACGATCCCGTTCAATACGCCCGCGATATCGATCGGCTCGCCGAACTGGCCGCCGCGGGATGGCTCATCATCCGGGTCAGCCGAGACCTGTTGCGCTACCGGTCGCACGTCGTCCTCGCTCGTGTGCGCGACGCCATGCGCGCACGGGGGTGGCCGCACGCGGACCGGATCCGGTTGGACGCCCAGATCGGGTGGCTCGATCCGCGCTGA
- a CDS encoding LppP/LprE family lipoprotein, whose amino-acid sequence MKRTLRFSSVIGVAAILIAGCGSGDSTVSKTPDAALPPAPPAAGTPPPPTVAPPSAAAVADPCAVNLAAPEIARAVSELPRDPRSNQAWNPEPVAGNYNECAPLSVVIVRANTNAENPNTRAVMFHLGKFIPSGVPDTYGFNGIDETVSTGDTIALRYSNGMPGLDSVVKFRWNGNGVELIGNTP is encoded by the coding sequence ATCCTCATCGCCGGGTGCGGGTCCGGCGACTCCACCGTCTCCAAGACTCCCGACGCCGCGCTGCCGCCGGCGCCGCCCGCCGCGGGAACCCCACCGCCGCCGACCGTCGCACCACCGAGCGCCGCGGCGGTGGCCGACCCCTGCGCCGTCAACCTCGCGGCCCCCGAGATCGCCAGGGCCGTGTCCGAGTTGCCGCGCGATCCGCGCAGCAATCAGGCCTGGAATCCCGAACCGGTCGCCGGGAACTACAACGAGTGCGCGCCGCTGTCGGTCGTCATCGTCAGAGCCAACACCAACGCCGAGAACCCGAACACCCGCGCGGTGATGTTCCACCTCGGCAAGTTCATCCCCAGCGGGGTGCCGGACACCTACGGCTTCAACGGGATCGACGAAACCGTGAGCACCGGCGACACGATCGCGCTGCGCTACTCCAACGGCATGCCCGGGCTCGACAGCGTGGTGAAGTTCCGGTGGAACGGCAACGGCGTCGAGCTGATCGGCAACACCCCGTAG